The Zootoca vivipara chromosome 5, rZooViv1.1, whole genome shotgun sequence genome includes the window AAAATCTGAAGCTGCCTATATAGCTTTGAGCAAGACAGACATGTAGCCTATGCTGGTGTTATGAAAGAATTCAAATAAGAAGCCCAAGATAGGGCAGGAGTTATTCAAAGCTACAAATGCAGAGCGTTGAGAGAAACTCTTTAAGAATTAGACTGATATGGGGGTAATGTGACATTTGGATGCTGCAACATTTGGCAGCAAACCCATAAAGTTGTGAAACTTAAGGATTTATATGCTTGGATTGTTTCTGTTAACAAGGGAcggttttaattttctgtttcccTTTGTCCCTATTTTGCCTTACATAGAAATGTTGGAAATATTTTCCTAAGAGTTGCGAAGTGGGAGGGAGTGATGGCTATTCCTTGGACCTCGTCTCCTGCCAGATCTCTAGAAGTTAAATCTCTGAGTGGAGGTTGAATtcatcttgaccaggcatccccaaactgcgggcctccagaAATATTGAATACTTTCCCCCCATCCCGCACGGCAAAAAACTTACAAAACATATAAGGTGATAAGGAATTAATATTCAGCTTCTATGAAACGATCATCTCGTGGTCTTTTCTAACGTCTACCTTTACAGACTTTTACAGCTTTCCCACAGTTTGTTTGCTTCCTGCCTGCCTAGCTAATATTTGCTGTGCGGAAATTTGATTAAAGCCCATTACCGTGGAATGTTCCCCATTCATCTCCGGCGCTGCCTCTAATGAATAGAACGATTTCATTCTCCATTGGTAATAAAGATACCAAATTAAAAGGTATTGTCCCATGGAACGGCTTAGTTCCAGATTACTCCTTGGATTTGGCAAGATCTGTTACGTATCTCTTAGAGATAGGGGAGGAATTAGGTTCAATTCACATTTTAATTCCATTTTAATCCTAGCTAGGGCCTAGGATAGGACCATCCTGTTGACCCCCCACTCGCCTCTCACTCCTCTTTTTGGTGTCCTCTAGAAGTGCTAGAGGAGAAGAAAGAGCATATTATATCACCTAAAtgtgctccctcggccaataaagtgagatgagcgccacaacctttTTATTTCCGTTTTACTTAGTATATAAGATGAAgggtaggtgggttcccacgaggcaagacacagcaacaacagcaagaacctttattgaactagcagaactggaaaacaggggcaaagcaactgcttatataacatttctgaaggcctgggccacccccactcccaacgtgattggctgtctaaacttccaagctgcgaatcacgactcagagtttATGGGCCAGTGTctgaggcccaaatcctgaaatgttctgtgattggatatcatgtatcgaatcagaacacaggggctcagaatccttaatccagactcaagctcaggcaaacacagaccaatATAACATAGGTTTTCAGACAATCTGTTTGTGTGAACTAGATGAtcttccattccaactctacaattctgtgattcggtgattctcacagtgaaggaagcTTTAGAAGGCCCTCAGCTAGGAGatcatgccggggggggggggcttgttgcaGGGGTCAACATGGAAAACCCCTTCTTGCACCTGCCATTAACAAGAGCATTTTAATGCTTTCCACAGGCTAAAAATGGGCTACTTGGTTCTCTTAACAATTTTGCACAAAAGGTTTCATATCATTTGAAGTTCCTGGGATTTTCTGagggaaatcatgtgctttaaatgtgtgttttatgtGTATGGTGTGGACCTGCCCCTTGTTAGGTTTGCAGCCATGGTGGGCCGTTGGTCCCTTAGTTAATTTTGTCTTTAAAGCTCtttatttttgctgcaaaagCCAATGGGGCTGCCCCTCTGGAACACACAGGGAAAGTACTAGATTTGTAAATATGTGTTGATGGTTGGGATATGTAATTCAAATGTATGCTAACTAAAACACAGAACACAGACGTGTGCAAAATAAACCAGTTGGAGTGGAATAGAAAATACCAAATGTTAGTTCAAATGAATATTGGAATGGATTCAGGCATATTCATACATCCCTCGCCACAGACAAATCTCTCTCCCAGATCACCATACTGGAAGGAACTACCAAAAGATCCCTTTCAGCTGATCTTAATATGGAAGGTGGTCTGAAGAGATAaagacagtctttcagatatttgaggttTAATATTGATGCAAGTATTGAAAGATATACCGTACTTTCTTTTTGATATTTGACTTGACACCTGATTGCTGCTGTGTTGAATAATTATAGTTTGCTTTCCAATATTTCATCCTAGAGTAGTTAGAGAATGTTTTCTGTAGCTCATTCTTACAGGGGAATTTTTGTTTCAAGTACTAGATAATGAACAAACGGGAAATCAAATTAAATCATTGCATGGTGATCTACGATAGCTTTTTGGTGCATTTGAGTAATCAAGTGATCGCTGCGATTcttttttgattaaaaaaacccaatgcaTGAACTCATCCTACAAAATCAGAAGCTGCTTAGTAATAGAGGTGGAGTATTTGAGAAGATAATAACCAGGGAAGGGTGAAATTAGTACATTTGTGGTCCCCTAAAATAAATGTGAAGAATTACATTCCTTGGCCTATTGCCCCTTGCCTTCCTAAAAGACCTGGGCCAGAATAGAAACCCACAGACAGGTGTTAACCAACGCCAGCAAAAACCTCGCAACGTTTCGCAGGATCAATCTTGTTCACCACACGGATAGAGCAGCTTCGCTTGTGGAACATGGCGACACAGTTCTTCCTGTCATAGTTGATAGGTCTGAAAACTCTATAAACAATGAAGACAGGTAGTCAGGCCATATGGCAGAGATGATAGAAAAACAAAGAGGACTAGAGTCAAAATCAGCTCAGTCTCCAGCAGGCCGCAGCATTTGTGGTTTTAAACTTTAGGAATGGAATTTAGACGATGGACCACTTCAGATGCATGCGAATGCATTCAATGGCAGAAAACAATGTCTAACCTGACGTATTAATTATTACAGGCATTACTTTCCAGCAATCTTACGAGTGCACTCCCTCCAATATTTATCCAacgaaaataggaacatcccattccaggcataggcaaactcggccctccagatgttttgggactacaactcccatgatccatagctaacaggaccagtggtcagggatgatgggagttgtagtcccaaagcatctggagtgccgagtttgcctatgcctgtcctattccatacccttcagcatttctccagtgaaaacagaggtgtcccttccaacatttttctgatgaaaatagggacgtccagtgctatttttctagaaaaagatttgctggaactcaccatgaacacatccCTTGTTATCGtataatagcaatggtgcccacctgagaggtgccgggactgagttccggctgggggggaaaaaagccctggggacGGCTTTTGTgaatccaggactatccctggaaaacagggacaattggagggtctgcaagTCCAGTGGCTAAAAACATGTCCCAGAGTTCAAACACCTGAACTGGCCTTTTGGGGCCCACATTTCAATGTCATCAGCTAACCTAGGAGATAAATCTGCTtagcccaggcatctccaaacttccgccctccagatgttttggactacaattcccatcttccccgaccactggtcctgttagctagggatcatgggagttgtaggccaaaacatatggaaggccgcagtttggggatgcctggcttagcctCATTCAGTCCTGAAAGTACAAACAGATGGCTCTTATgctattattaaaggtaaaggtaacgggacccctgaccattaggtccagtcgtgaccgactctggggttgcgtgctcatctcgcattattggccgagggagccggcgtacagcttccaggtcatgtggccagcatgacaaagccgcttctggcaaaccagagcagcacatggaaacgctgtttaccttcccgctgtagcgcttcctatttatctacttgcatttatgacgtgctttcgaactgctaagttggcaggagctgggaccaagcaacgggagctcaccccgtcacagggattcgaaccgccgaccttctgatcagcaagccctaggctcagtggtttagcccacagcgccattATTGAGGAACGCTAAAGAGGTGCTTTAGCCGAtactttaactggagatgccaggtgcGAAGTTCACTAGCCCCAGGACTGCAGATGAGTTTGGGGGCTGAGGTAACAGGGGAGTGTTAGAAGCCCATGAAGCTCAGGAAGTTGGATCACTTCCACACAAAAGTGaaagcagtgttgttgtttttaggtatATAAATAAAGCAATGTCCTTACGTTCTCAAGGTTCAAGAGCGCCAAATCATTATTGCAGAAAGGTAGTGTTGACTGGAATTTTACGTGTGATGGTTGATTGGGATATGTTGCCTTTGGATGTAATAAGTGGCAGGTGGTAGTTGCAAAAGAGGAAAAGATGGTTTTGTATTTGGAGTGAAATTTACTTAGAGGTAAGTCCcatagagggacgtgggtggcgctgtgggttaaaccacagagcctaaggcttgcagatcagaaggtcggcggtttgaatccccgcaacggggtgagctcccattgttcggtcccagctcttgcccacctagcagttcaaaagcacgtcaagtgcaagtagataaataggtggcaggaaggtaaacggcattttggtgcactgctctggttcgccagaagctggccacatgacccagaagctgtctgcggacaaacgtcggctccctcggcctatagagcaagatgagcgccgcaaccccagagtcttccgcgactggacctaatggtcaggggtacctttacctttaagtcccaTAGATTCTATGGGGTTACTCGTAGGTAAGGCTATAAATGGCATTGCAGCCCCAAGCATGTACTGGATAAACTAGGGTTGTGTATTTAACCACATTTCTCATAGGCCCCTGGGTACTTAGAAAGAAATGccagcatttaaaaaacacacacccatatAAACTTGTTTTTAGAACTTGAAAACTTACAAGCTGCAGCATATCATTTCTTTTGGTTTGCATTCACATCTTTGGCAGTTGTTAGTTTTCCACACAGCATTCACACGGTGCCACCTCCCATGCTTAAAACATCCTAAAATGtgcagaacaaacaaaacaatgctGGTCGGACTCTGGTAATGTATAAAAACTAGAGTCAGAAACTGGGGCTGTTGCTTCCTAAAAGACGACTTGCTTCAGTAAAGCTTCAGTCTACCTGTCCATGACTTTTTTGCTATTCGCTTATGAACTGCTTTGAGCTTCTTTTTCTTACCATCAAGCTGTTATATAAATTTTAAGAAGCAATATATAAACAAATGTTTTCTATCATTCCATGTAAGCTGCCTagaagtcaaaataaaaataaaaaatccttccagtagcaccttagagaccaactaagtttgtcataggtatgagctttcgtgtgcatgcacacttcttcagatactgagagctcataccaatgacaaacttaattggtctctaaggtgctactggaaggaatttttttattttgttttgactatggcagaccagcacggctacctcatagctgtcaagttttcccttttctcgcaaggaagcctattcagcataagggaatttccctttaaaaaagggagaacttgacagctatgggctacctacctgcaattaGAATATATTGAAGGCCACGGTGTGGGTCTCAACTTCAGAACATCCATTCTTGCTTCTTGTGTTATACTGCACATCACTTCTGTTTACACAAAAGCAGCCAGCCAGATCTACCTGAGccacctttctcctcttcctgcccctTCTGCTGCCTCTAGTACCACTATTTGCTGCCATGAAAGTTTTGACACCAAGCTGCCAAACTTTGAATACAGGTAAAATGGAGCTGGTATTGTGCCTGCCGCTTCCTTCCCAACCCGGCAAAAGGTTTAAAAAGCCCATATTCACTCCGAATATGCCAAATTCTAAATTTACGGTCAGGGTCCTTCTCCACAATTTTCTTCCTAACCCTGATGGGAATCGTAATCCAAAACACCTGGCAAAGGTTACAGTAGAGCATTACCCTAGAATCAGAAGGCACACCTCTTCATACGGTGGAATTGGGCAATATAGATAGCAAAAGGCTCAATTCTCACGGGCTGCAAAGAGAGACTCTAAGCtcagagacccaggtggcgctgtggttaaaccactgagcctagggcttgctgatcagaaggtcggcagttcgaatccctgtgacggggtgagctcccgttgctcggtcccagctcctgccaacctagcagttcgaaagcacgtcaaaatgcaagtagataaataggaaccgctacagcgggaaggtaaccggcatttccgtgcgctgctctggtttgccagaagcggctttgtcatgctggctacatgacctagaagctatacgccggctccctcggccaataatgcgagatgagcgtgcaaccccagagtcggtcacgactggacctaatggtcaggggtccctttacctttacctttaagctcagGGCATCTCTCCAGCAGTTACCTGTATTCCTGAGTAGCATCAGAGTAACTCATAGGACTGtcggcatctgggtttattgcaggctctggtaccagtgtccatgttaagtgtggcgggtgaggagttgtttaagattgggtggctgtctgtaggcaatgaaaggtcttcctcccagagcttgagaaagagaactgtcattgtctaggagaggttgtagatctctgatgatgcgctggactgttttagcttgggagctgtatgtgattactagtggtgttctgttattttcttttttgggtctgtcttgcagcaagttctctctgggtatcagtctggctctgttgatctgttgtttaactgcATCGGGTGGATgctttagttctaaaaaggtttgctgtagatctcttaggtgagagtctctgtctgtagagttggaacagatgtggctgtaacatagggcctggctatagacactggtaccagagcctgcaataaacccagatgccaactttgctgcctcATAGGACTGTCGTTCTTGTGCAACTCCAGATCATGCTGGAGAAGAATCGTGAGGAGCATCTTCTGCCTCCGTAAATCCTGTTTTTCTAAGCATGGCAACATTCAAACACTGAATTCTTACCCTTTTCGTCAGCTGGTTTTATTGAGCACTGGGCATTACACAATGTCCCCAAGAGGGTAAGGACCaggaaggagaacagcaggaacttctgtgggagagagagagagagaattggaaCAAGCGTCTCAGTCTCCAAAACCAgcaccgccccccgccccccgagaGCCTGGCCAGTGCTGAGGAACGAAGcgggttgtagttcaacaacactgAGAGCcaaaggttggagaaggctgctcctAGGAAGATAATCCTAGCTGTAGGAAAATAAAATGCTCAACCATCATTGTTTAGAACCATTTGAGGTgttgcttcttcttttcctttcctagaACCCATGACCACTGACCAAACAGAAGGTTAGGCACACAGAGATGTCAGAAAATTCTGACGGGAATGGAAATTGACAATGTTCGCTTATTCATCCCACGTGCAGGATGGATATCAATCCAGATAATATGTTGGGTATTTGCAGTTCACAAATGATACATGGCTGGTGGCCCCCTCGCACAAATTTGCattctgtttcctttgcactggtgTGGATTGAAGCAATTATAACACAGCCGAACCTCGGATCCCGAAagcctccgttttggaacgtttcggctcccaaacgccgaaaacctggaagcaaatactccggtttttgaacatttttttggaagctgaacgtccgacacagcttccggttgagtgcaggaatctcccgcaaccaatcagaagctgcacctcagttgccgaacatttcagaagccgaatgggcttccggaacgggttacgttcgacaaccgagattTGGCTGCATTATTAGTGGATGGAGAGTTTAATGACATAACTGTCCTGACACCtgagggtatagggcagtatacaaattttaataataataataataataataataataataaatagtttcatcagaagctgaactgcagagGAACAGAAACGCAGCTCTATGAAAAGACTGCAGAACAGAACACGAATCAATGCCTTATACATCCCTAGGAACCCTTAAGCCAATTTAAATCAATGAGTTTGTGCGTGCCTAACTCTGCGAAGGATCAGAGTGATATTTGAAAGTACTGAAGTCATCACAAGTTGCTTCCAGGAAAGTATATATAAGATCACATTCTTAATCTAACACAATACAATCCACAAGAGAGTGACTCACCATCACAGAGGTGTCCCACACGTTCGGAGACCTCTGAGGCTTTGCAAGCATTGTTTGTGAATTTATACTGGGGGCATCAACAATAGTTGCCAAATGCCAGGAACCCGAACAGAATCGGACAATGGGCAAGGTTGTCTCATTTGTCCTGGTCTCGTTTGATAGGAGGGCAGCCTTTCAACGTTATTGTTAGAACCATAGTGTTAGGCTAATGGATCATTAATACGGATCACCTGTGTTTGCTTGTAACCTCAAGAGAATGATGAAGCAGTC containing:
- the MSMB gene encoding beta-microseminoprotein — encoded protein: MFLSTKKFLLFSFLVLTLLGTLCNAQCSIKPADEKGCFKHGRWHRVNAVWKTNNCQRCECKPKEMICCSLVFRPINYDRKNCVAMFHKRSCSIRVVNKIDPAKRCEVFAGVG